The genomic DNA CGAGCACCATCAACACCCTCATCCAGTCCATCCCGAACTCCGGCGCGGGGATGCCCGCGGGTGGTACGCCCACGAGCGGCAGCCTGACGTTCGTCAGTGGGCTCGCCAGCTTCAACGCCGCGGACAAGGATGACCGCGATCAGTTCGTCATCCTGCTGACGGACGGTCTGCCCAACTGCAACTTCAACAACGCCATCGAAGGGCCCAGCACCGAGTGCCGGTGCACGTTCGAGAACCCCAGCCAGTGCTCGGGCAGCTACCGCAAGGCGGGGTGCCTGGACATGGATGCCTCCGTGCAGGCCGCGCGAGCGCTGCGCAAGGACAAGGGAATCCGCACGATCGTCATCGGCTTCGGCGCCGAGACGAACAACGGCGCTGGCACGGAGGTGCTGAACGCGGTGTCGGACGCTGGCGAGTTCGCCCGGTTCCAGCCCTGCGCGGTGGCCACCGAGCAGACCGATTGCGGCGCGGGTGACACCTGCGACCCCTCGACGCGCTTCTGCCGCCGTCACTTCTACCAGGCGGGCAACCAGCAGGAGCTGGCGGCCGCGCTGGAGGCGATCAGCAACAAGCTGGTGATCCAGGACCCCTGCCTCTTCAAGATGAAGAGCTACGAGATCCCCGAGAACCCCAAGCTCATCGTCGTCTACGTCAACGACAAGAGTGTCCCCTCGGGCGCTGACACGTGGGAGCTGACCGCGGATGGCGTGAGCTTCAAGGGCAGCACCTGCGAGCAGCTCAAGGCCTCGCGTCCGGAAGCGCCGGTGACGGTCGAAGTGCGCGCGATCCGCAAGCACTAGACAGCGAGTCGGGCGGGTGGCTTTACCCGAGGCGGAGCGAGGGCTATAGGACCGTCGCTCCGCTCCGCCGCCTCGCCCATGAAAATCACTGTCCTCTCGCGCGCTGCTTCCATCCCGTCCACTCGACGGCTCGTCGAGGCAGGGCGCGCACGAGGGCATCGGGTCCGTGTCCTCAATCCGCTGCGAGTCCAGATGCTGCTGGACGGCCGGAGCGCGACGCTCTTCTACGATCGGAAGAAGCTCGCCCCCACGGATGGCGTCATCCCGCGAATCGCCCTGTCCATCAGCACGTACGGGCTGGCGGTGGTGAACCAGTTCGGCCTCGCGCGAGTCCCGCTCGTCAACCACGCGCAGGCCATCGCGCAGTCGCGCAACAAGATGCGCTCGCTGCAGCTCCTGTCAGCGCATGGCATCAGCATCCCCGCCACGGTGATGGCCCGCGATGCCGCCCACCTCAAGGAGATGGTGGGGCTCGTGGGCGGTGTGCCCGTGCTGGTGAAGCTCCTCCAGGGCCAGGAGAAGCACGGCGTCATGGTCTGCGAGAGCGTTCAATCCCTGGAGGCGGCCTTGGAGGCGGTGCTCGGGCTGGGGCACAACCTCGTGATGCAGGAGTACGTGAAGAGCACGGGCCAGGATGTTCGCGTGCTGGTGGTCGGTGGCAACGCGGTCGCCGCGGTGCGCCGGCGTCCGAGGCCGGGGCGCCTGTCCCATACGCTCAACAAGGGGGCACGGCTCGAAGCGCTCGAGCTGTCGCCCGGGCAGCGAGCCATCGCAGAGAAGGCTGCTCGACTGGTGGGGCTGGAGGTGGCTGCCGTGGACATGCTGGACGTCCAGGGCGAGCCCAAGGTGTTCGAGGTGAACAGCTCGCCGTCACTGCCAGAGATGGAAGTGGCCACGGGCATGGACCTGGCGGACGCCATCATCGCGCGCACGGAGGCGCTGATTGGCGGAGCCTCGCCCGTGTCCCTGCCTGAGCCCGAGGTGTCCCCGCTGCTCCTTCCTGGGCGAAAGGGGGCCGGACGGCCTCCCAAGGCAGGGTCGGGTGGTGGCTGAAGAGAATCGGCTCGCCTGCCGTCCCATGCCTCGTGATACGGAGCACCCGCAGACCAGGAGACGAACCATGTCGCGCATCCAACGCCTCTCTTCCGTGGCCGCCCTCTGGGTGGCGCTGGCCTTCGCACCCGCGCTCGCCCAGGACGTGGACCCCACCAGCTTCTACGAGATCAGCACCGCGGGCTCGTCGGCCCAGGTGAAGGCGGGGCAGAGCGGCACGTTCGTCCTGGCCATCAAGACGAAGGGCGGCTCGCACGTCTCCGAGGACGCTCCCTTGAAGCTTGAAGTGAAGGGGACCCAGGTCACGCTCGCGAAGGAGAAGCTGATCCGCGAGGACTCGGTGGCGAAGAAGCCCGCGGGCGCGCAGTTCGTGGATCCGCGCTTCGAGGTGCCGTTCACGGCGGGTGCTGCCGGCAAGGGCTCGGTGGACGCCAAGCTGACCTTCTTCATCTGCACCGAGAAGATCTGCGCCAAGCAGCAGAAGACGATCTCCGTTCCAGTCGAGGTTCAGTAGGGCATGCGCGAGCGTCCGTCCAAGGGTCGTGGTGAGCGGGAGCGCGGCGGCAACGAGTCGCAGCGCCAGGTGTATGGCGTGAACCCCGTGCTGGAGGCCCTTCGGGCGCGTCCAGACGAGGTGGATCGTCTCTACATCGTCGAGGGACAGGTGGGCGACCGCGCGGCGGGTGAACTCCTGAGCCGGGCGCGTGATGCGGGCATTCGGGTTGAGCGAGTCCCA from Myxococcaceae bacterium JPH2 includes the following:
- the cglB gene encoding adventurous gliding motility lipoprotein CglB; protein product: MRATKSPLSALLAGIVVMGSTLFAGCQTYDFEPVDPLAIAQTTVEDVIKAKRSKPNVMLLVDTSGSMTDPVNPSSALCKLPSGATCGGKDTPCDTSKCPTRWSDLQAAMGPFLANSGKLLRFGLTTYPVPPPDSTSSPTAAESCAAATAVSVRKDLPASGEDDDSLLAHASTINTLIQSIPNSGAGMPAGGTPTSGSLTFVSGLASFNAADKDDRDQFVILLTDGLPNCNFNNAIEGPSTECRCTFENPSQCSGSYRKAGCLDMDASVQAARALRKDKGIRTIVIGFGAETNNGAGTEVLNAVSDAGEFARFQPCAVATEQTDCGAGDTCDPSTRFCRRHFYQAGNQQELAAALEAISNKLVIQDPCLFKMKSYEIPENPKLIVVYVNDKSVPSGADTWELTADGVSFKGSTCEQLKASRPEAPVTVEVRAIRKH
- a CDS encoding RimK family alpha-L-glutamate ligase, translated to MKITVLSRAASIPSTRRLVEAGRARGHRVRVLNPLRVQMLLDGRSATLFYDRKKLAPTDGVIPRIALSISTYGLAVVNQFGLARVPLVNHAQAIAQSRNKMRSLQLLSAHGISIPATVMARDAAHLKEMVGLVGGVPVLVKLLQGQEKHGVMVCESVQSLEAALEAVLGLGHNLVMQEYVKSTGQDVRVLVVGGNAVAAVRRRPRPGRLSHTLNKGARLEALELSPGQRAIAEKAARLVGLEVAAVDMLDVQGEPKVFEVNSSPSLPEMEVATGMDLADAIIARTEALIGGASPVSLPEPEVSPLLLPGRKGAGRPPKAGSGGG